The proteins below are encoded in one region of Engystomops pustulosus chromosome 8, aEngPut4.maternal, whole genome shotgun sequence:
- the MAP2 gene encoding microtubule-associated protein 2 isoform X8, whose product MTDNRQDEPKSSHWAPGQLSEASPLPHTTDIKEQGGAGEGMVHSSNGIPFRDTEGRAYGDRAHPESHPTSKENGINGEMPSGDSETAAVEDTTNLPPSPPPSPASEQMGTVEEDLLSASKTGAQGHLDSLPYSVEAVDTVEDIPGTKAKTEEKAKQDVMESHEKGDEKLPSALQMSSSDVMFTAPHVYSFSVEPCTPTSPEAEHDFDRAESKDNLSTDHPTNENENIFSGFSSSQPEISVQHSPLLDKETVKDELCSHVPLPVTEASKPDVADTTKGEADTFGITSVQKHEDISSSVSSCEKWIEERDDSHSKSDTLGQLDIPTKQEEIAASKSDDNAQQLKDIANKESSIEVISSSQDELISSRATGHLEMHDAEKTDVSLVSSTVLESHKENVLPEVPTDSKSQDDHRIKLEEDKSGMSTYFETSTLKEETLESNLQKSSDYYELTDIKEPPYEACSIPHIAKGDDDEEEEEEEEDLAPMPEEKNSSSAQNVGYSSLTSTKLQSTIASGDRLFTIDPNIYSDKSEFLSKNKDDLTLSRSLGLGGRSAIEQRSMSINLPMSCLDSIALGFTYARAHDLSPLATDILSNTSGSLDEGDECDLPATTPSLEKAPSFPEEQEQEEEGEETVKDTGKERFELEPLCESQYPAKEYYKNGTIMAPDLPEMLDLTGPRSRLDSDSAESDAARRKSATSEIIIDESNVSQPESITEGGNLLVKTDSQQEELGYCVFNKYTVPMPSPVQDSENVSGGMTSLYESLGVDPSIMEVKLAAAEKFGKERLEGTSDMGWESESDKKVCESKLDTLVEKGEEHIDLKENQVTTEQKTQSDSIEAASEKRKDSLSEKLGEKDNEQEVTEDKLSVNVSKEESTTKLSEIDTCSVTVSDVSEMEQTKLSTEETFSHQQVTESTKAETEMQKEPQQENLTKAQETKESDSKEADEMVSQVKDISKISDIDLKEKGAKPDLVHQEAVDKEESYESSGEPEQTPDSSQEAPKDVSTTHVKKPESEEIDMNIANEPTETIVTSTQEIEEKETKEVTEEDQVIKSQEEPTAEIVIAKDEMEQEIQVVGNQNVVVDEKEDLEVEVIEECSKDMTQEMSERSEEEIVEESPAEYLEDTTGLIESVVTVEDDFIKVVQTATEEGETVTHNVRFAASEPPETEERNMTEEEEEDEEEEEVIEEESQEGPREGSPCMPASPEKETEYKTETQDDYKDETTIDDSVLDTDSIWVDTQDDDRSLMTEAIEPIPKEEKIEQEIQKIPVERHRKDKPFKSGRGRISTPERKITKREPSATSRDEVRRKKAVLKKAEMGKKSEAQPHSPSRKVILKPAVKQSRPAHQACVRRKPAGGDSQQTPSAQRQSRDRITDGVSKSPEKRSSLPRPSSIHPTRKIIPIDKEENSLSTSTSSVRRTTRSEPIWSRTGKSGTSTPTTPGSTAITPGTPPSYASRTPGTPGTPSYSRTPRTPGTPRSAMYVASEKKVAILRTPPKSPATLKQLRLMNQPLPDLKNVRSKIGSTDNIKYQPKGGQVKILNEKIDYSDVQSRCGSKDNISHNAGGGQIQIVSKKIDLSHVTSKCGSLKNIRHRPGGGHIKIESVKLDFKEKAHAKVGSLDNAHHIPGGGNIKIDSQKLNFREQAKARVDHGAEIITQSPGRSSLASPRRLSNVSSSGSINLLESPQLATLAEDVTAALAKQGL is encoded by the exons CTGTAGAAGATACAACCAATctccctccatctcctcctccttcaccaGCTTCCGAACAAATGggaacagtggaagaag ATCTACTTTCAGCCTCGAAGACGGGGGCACAAGGACATCTGGATTCTCTACCTTACTCCGTGGAAGCTGTAGACACTGTTGAAGATATTCCAGGAACAAAAGCTAAGACTGAGGAGAAAGCAAAGCAAGATGTCATGGAAAGTCATGAGAAGGGAGATGAGAAATTACCATCAGCACTACAAATGTCTAGTAGTGATGTCATGTTCACAGCTCCACATGTTTATTCATTTTCTGTAGAGCCTTGCACTCCAACATCTCCTGAAGCTGAACATGACTTTGACAGGGCTGAAAGCAAAGACAACCTATCAACAGACCACCCAACCAATGAGAATGAAAATATCTTCTCTGGTTTTTCTTCAAGTCAGCCTGAAATCTCTGTGCAACATTCCCCCTTATTGGACAAAGAGACTGTGAAAGATGAACTTTGCTCACATGTTCCATTGCCTGTTACAGAAGCAAGTAAGCCAGATGTTGCAGACACCACCAAAGGGGAGGCAGATACCTTTGGCATTACAAGTGTTCAAAAACACGAGGACATCTCAAGTTCAGTGtcatcctgtgaaaaatggattgagGAGAGGGATGACAGTCATTCCAAGTCAGATACACTGGGTCAGTTAGACATCCCAACAAAACAAGAAGAGATTGCTGCCAGCaagtctgatgataatgcacagCAACTGAAAGACATTGCAAATAAAGAATCCAGTATAGAAGTTATAAGCAGTAGTCAAGATGAGTTGATAAGTTCAAGAGCTACAGGTCACCTTGAGATGCATGACGCTGAGAAAACGGATGTGTCTCTGGTGAGTAGTACTGTCCTTGAATCCCATAAAGAGAATGTTTTACCAGAGGTTCCGACTGACAGCAAATCTCAAGACGATCACAGAATTAAATTGGAGGAAGATAAATCTGGAATGTCCACATATTTTGAAACATCAACATTGAAAGAGGAAACTTTAGAGAGTAATCTGCAGAAGAGCAGTGACTACTATGAGCTAACCGACATCAAAGAACCTCCATATGAAGCCTGTTCAATACCACATATAGCCAaaggagatgatgatgaagaagaagaagaggaggaggaagatttGGCTCCAATGCCTGAAGAAAAAAACAGTTCCTCTGCTCAAAATGTTGGTTACAGCTCACTTACATCTACAAAACTTCAATCAACTATAGCATCAGGAGATCGCCTGTTTACTATAGATCCAAATATCTATTCAGACAAATCAGAATTTCTTAGCAAAAATAAAGATGATCTCACACTAAGCCGCAGTCTAGGACTTGGTGGTAGATCTGCCATTGAACAGAGAAGCATGTCGATAAATCTCCCTATGTCTTGCCTTGACTCCATAGCACTAGGTTTCACTTATGCCCGTGCCCATGATCTCTCCCCATTAGCCACTGATATTCTGTCTAACACTAGTGGAAGTTTGGATGAAGGCGATGAATGTGATTTACCAGCAACCACCCCTTCATTAGAAAAAGCCCCTTCTTTTCCAGAAGAACAAGAACAGGAGGAAGAGGGGGAAGAAACAGTGAAAGACACAGGGAAAGAACGATTTGAGCTAGAACCATTATGTGAATCGCAGTACCCAGCAAAAGAGTACTACAAAAATGGTACAATTATGGCACCTGACTTGCCAGAAATGTTAGATTTAACAGGTCCAAGGTCCAGGTTAGATTCAGATAGTGCAGAATCAGATGCTGCTAGAAGGAAATCTGCAACTTCTGAAATCATTATAGATGAAAGTAACGTAAGCCAGCCAGAATCTATAACAGAAGGGGGCAACCTTCTTGTAAAGACAGATAGCCAACAAGAAGAATTAGGCTACTGTGTTTTTAATAAGTACACTGTTCCTATGCCATCTCCTGTACAAGACAGTGAAAATGTAAGCGGTGGTATGACTAGTCTTTACGAAAGTCTTGGTGTAGATCCATCTATTATGGAGGTAAAACTGGCTGCTGCAGAAAAGTTTGGTAAAGAAAGACTAGAAGGAACTAGTGACATGGGTTGGGAGTCAGAGTCTGACAAAAAGGTTTGTGAAAGTAAACTTGACACCTTGGTAGAAAagggtgaagaacacattgattTGAAAGAAAATCAGGTTACCACTGAGCAAAAAACACAATCGGACAGTATTGAAGCTGCTTCAGAAAAAAGGAAAGATTCATTATCAGAAAAGTTAGGTGAAAAAGATAATGAACAAGAAGTTACTGAAGATAAATTATCTGTAAATGTCTCAAAGGAGGAATCCACAACTAAACTTTCTGAAATTGACACATGCTCTGTAACTGTGTCAGATGTATCAGAAATGGAACAAACAAAGTTGTCTACTGAGGAAACCTTTAGCCACCAGCAGGTGACTGAATCAACAAAAGCTGAAACAGAGATGCAAAAGGAGCCACAGCAAGAAAATCTTACTAAAGCTCAAGAAACTAAGGAATCAGATTCTAAGGAAGCTGACGAAATGGTTTCCCAAGTTAAAGACATCTCCAAGATTTCTGACATAGACTTGAAGGAGAAAGGTGCAAAACCTGACTTAGTTCATCAAGAAGCAGTTGATAAAGAAGAATCTTATGAATCTAGTGGAGAGCCAGAGCAAACTCCAGATTCATCACAAGAAGCCCCCAAAGATGTATCCACCACCCATGTAAAGAAACCAGAAAGTGAAGAAATCGATATGAACATCGCAAATGAGCCAACAGAAACTATTGTCACTTCAACACAAGAGATCGAGGAAAAGGAAACAAAGGAAGTAACGGAGGAAGACCAAGTGATTAAATCTCAAGAAGAACCAACAGCTGAGATAGTTATTGCAAAGGATGAAATGGAACAAGAGATACAGGTTGTAGGCAACCAAAATGTAGTTGTAGATGAAAAGGAGGACCTTGAGGTAGAAGTAATAGAGGAGTGCAGCAAAGATATGACACAGGAAATGTCAGAACGTTCTGAAGAAGAAATTGTTGAAGAATCACCTGCAGAGTATTTGGAGGACACAACAGGGCTTATTGAGTCTGTTGTCACAGTAGAAGATGACTTTATTAAGGTGGTACAAACCGCAACAGAGGAGGGTGAAACTGTGACTCACAATGTCCGCTTTGCAGCATCTGAACCTCCTGAAACAGAAGAAAGGAATatgacagaagaagaggaggaagatgaagaggaggaagaagtaaTAGAAGAAGAATCTCAAGAAGGACCCAGGGAAGGGTCACCTTGTATGCCCGCTTCTCCAGAGAAAGAAACAGAATACAAGACAGAGACACAGGATGATTACAAAGATGAAACAACCATAGATGATTCAGTGTTGGATACAGACAGCATCTGGGTGGACACACAAG ATGACGACAGAAGCCTTATGACTGAAGCAATAGAACCCATTCCAAAGGAGGAGAAGATAGAGCAAGAAATACAGAAGATTCCTGTCGAAAGACACAGGAaagacaagccctttaagagtGGCAGAGGTCGTATTTCTACCCCTGAAAGAAAAATAACTAAAAGAGAGCCTAGTGCAACCTCCAGAGATGAAGTGAGAAGGAAAAAAG CAGTTCTTAAGAAAGCAGAAATGGGTAAAAAATCAGAGGCCCAACCCCACTCTCCCTCCAGGAAAGTAATTTTAAAACCTGCGGTCAAGCAGTCTAGACCGGCCCATCAGGCCTGCGTGAGGAGGAAGCCGGCAG GGGGTGATTCCCAACAAACTCCTAGTGCTCAACGACAATCGAGAGACAGAATTACT GATGGAGTATCCAAAAGCCCAGAGAAACGTTCCTCTCTGCCCAGACCTTCCTCAATCCACCCAACTAGGAAAATCATCCCTATAGATAAGGAGGAGAATTCTTTGTCTACCAGCACATCCTCTGTGAGACGCACTACAA GATCTGAGCCAATTTGGAGTCGAACAGGAAAGAGTGGGACATCTACTCCTACCACACCTGGATCTACAGCTATTACCCCAGGAACACCACCAAGCTATGCTTCTCGAACTCCTGGTACTCCAGGCACACCAAGTTATTCACGTACACCCCGCACTCCAGGAACTCCAAGATCCGCCATGTATGTAGCCTCAGAGAAGAAAGTTGCCATTCTACGAACGCCTCCTAAGTCTCCTGCCACCCTAAAACAGTTGCGACTTATGAATCAACCTCTGCCTGACCTGAAGAATGTAAGGTCCAAGATTGGATCTACAGACAACATTAAGTATCAACCTAAAGGCGGACAG GTTAAAATATTAAATGAGAAGATTGATTATAGTGATGTTCAGTCTCGTTGTGGTTCCAAGGATAACATCAGTCATAATGCTGGGGGAGGTCAA ATCCAGATTGTTAGCAAGAAGATCGACCTTAGTCATGTGACATCAAAATGTGGATCCCTGAAGAACATTCGCCATCGGCCAG GTGGTGGGCATATTAAGATTGAGAGTGTTAAACTGGATTTCAAGGAAAAAGCCCATGCAAAAGTTGGCTCCCTAGACAATGCTCACCATATTCCTGGCGGTGGAAACATTAAG ATAGACAGCCAGAAGTTGAATTTCCGAGAGCAAGCTAAGGCCCGTGTTGACCATGGAGCTGAAATAATCACCCAGTCTCCTGGTCGTTCTAGCCTTGCCTCTCCACGGCGTCTCAGCAACGTGTCTTCTTCTGGAAGCATCAACCTGCTAGAATCCCCACAGCTTGCAACCCTAGCAGAAGACGTCACTGCGGCTCTGGCCAAACAGGGCTTATGA
- the MAP2 gene encoding microtubule-associated protein 2 isoform X3: MTDNRQDEPKSSHWAPGQLSEASPLPHTTDIKEQGGAGEGMVHSSNGIPFRDTEGRAYGDRAHPESHPTSKENGINGEMPSGDSETAEEVSARIVQVVTADAVAVLRGEQEKEVQHKGPPGELPLAVEDTTNLPPSPPPSPASEQMGTVEEEERVKGPLPENEEERTLGGESKTSESSILGLSQVQSDSGSDVTQLQEENVVCKISDDKNIPKLESESLAVVLPSLPGEDLLSASKTGAQGHLDSLPYSVEAVDTVEDIPGTKAKTEEKAKQDVMESHEKGDEKLPSALQMSSSDVMFTAPHVYSFSVEPCTPTSPEAEHDFDRAESKDNLSTDHPTNENENIFSGFSSSQPEISVQHSPLLDKETVKDELCSHVPLPVTEASKPDVADTTKGEADTFGITSVQKHEDISSSVSSCEKWIEERDDSHSKSDTLGQLDIPTKQEEIAASKSDDNAQQLKDIANKESSIEVISSSQDELISSRATGHLEMHDAEKTDVSLVSSTVLESHKENVLPEVPTDSKSQDDHRIKLEEDKSGMSTYFETSTLKEETLESNLQKSSDYYELTDIKEPPYEACSIPHIAKGDDDEEEEEEEEDLAPMPEEKNSSSAQNVGYSSLTSTKLQSTIASGDRLFTIDPNIYSDKSEFLSKNKDDLTLSRSLGLGGRSAIEQRSMSINLPMSCLDSIALGFTYARAHDLSPLATDILSNTSGSLDEGDECDLPATTPSLEKAPSFPEEQEQEEEGEETVKDTGKERFELEPLCESQYPAKEYYKNGTIMAPDLPEMLDLTGPRSRLDSDSAESDAARRKSATSEIIIDESNVSQPESITEGGNLLVKTDSQQEELGYCVFNKYTVPMPSPVQDSENVSGGMTSLYESLGVDPSIMEVKLAAAEKFGKERLEGTSDMGWESESDKKVCESKLDTLVEKGEEHIDLKENQVTTEQKTQSDSIEAASEKRKDSLSEKLGEKDNEQEVTEDKLSVNVSKEESTTKLSEIDTCSVTVSDVSEMEQTKLSTEETFSHQQVTESTKAETEMQKEPQQENLTKAQETKESDSKEADEMVSQVKDISKISDIDLKEKGAKPDLVHQEAVDKEESYESSGEPEQTPDSSQEAPKDVSTTHVKKPESEEIDMNIANEPTETIVTSTQEIEEKETKEVTEEDQVIKSQEEPTAEIVIAKDEMEQEIQVVGNQNVVVDEKEDLEVEVIEECSKDMTQEMSERSEEEIVEESPAEYLEDTTGLIESVVTVEDDFIKVVQTATEEGETVTHNVRFAASEPPETEERNMTEEEEEDEEEEEVIEEESQEGPREGSPCMPASPEKETEYKTETQDDYKDETTIDDSVLDTDSIWVDTQDDDRSLMTEAIEPIPKEEKIEQEIQKIPVERHRKDKPFKSGRGRISTPERKITKREPSATSRDEVRRKKAVLKKAEMGKKSEAQPHSPSRKVILKPAVKQSRPAHQACVRRKPAGGDSQQTPSAQRQSRDRITDGVSKSPEKRSSLPRPSSIHPTRKIIPIDKEENSLSTSTSSVRRTTRSEPIWSRTGKSGTSTPTTPGSTAITPGTPPSYASRTPGTPGTPSYSRTPRTPGTPRSAMYVASEKKVAILRTPPKSPATLKQLRLMNQPLPDLKNVRSKIGSTDNIKYQPKGGQIQIVSKKIDLSHVTSKCGSLKNIRHRPGGGHIKIESVKLDFKEKAHAKVGSLDNAHHIPGGGNIKIDSQKLNFREQAKARVDHGAEIITQSPGRSSLASPRRLSNVSSSGSINLLESPQLATLAEDVTAALAKQGL, translated from the exons CTGTAGAAGATACAACCAATctccctccatctcctcctccttcaccaGCTTCCGAACAAATGggaacagtggaagaag AAGAGAGAGTTAAGGGTCCTCTGCCTGAGAATGAAGAGGAGAGAACACTGGGGGGAGAAAGCAAAACCTCTGAATCCTCCATTCTGGGGCTAAGCCAAGTGCAATCAGACTCAGGCTCTGATGTGACACAACTCCAAGAAGAAAATGTTGTATGCAAAATAAGCGATGACAAAAATATTCCAAAACTTGAGAGTGAATCCTTGGCTGTTGTGTTACCTTCCTTACCAGGGGAAG ATCTACTTTCAGCCTCGAAGACGGGGGCACAAGGACATCTGGATTCTCTACCTTACTCCGTGGAAGCTGTAGACACTGTTGAAGATATTCCAGGAACAAAAGCTAAGACTGAGGAGAAAGCAAAGCAAGATGTCATGGAAAGTCATGAGAAGGGAGATGAGAAATTACCATCAGCACTACAAATGTCTAGTAGTGATGTCATGTTCACAGCTCCACATGTTTATTCATTTTCTGTAGAGCCTTGCACTCCAACATCTCCTGAAGCTGAACATGACTTTGACAGGGCTGAAAGCAAAGACAACCTATCAACAGACCACCCAACCAATGAGAATGAAAATATCTTCTCTGGTTTTTCTTCAAGTCAGCCTGAAATCTCTGTGCAACATTCCCCCTTATTGGACAAAGAGACTGTGAAAGATGAACTTTGCTCACATGTTCCATTGCCTGTTACAGAAGCAAGTAAGCCAGATGTTGCAGACACCACCAAAGGGGAGGCAGATACCTTTGGCATTACAAGTGTTCAAAAACACGAGGACATCTCAAGTTCAGTGtcatcctgtgaaaaatggattgagGAGAGGGATGACAGTCATTCCAAGTCAGATACACTGGGTCAGTTAGACATCCCAACAAAACAAGAAGAGATTGCTGCCAGCaagtctgatgataatgcacagCAACTGAAAGACATTGCAAATAAAGAATCCAGTATAGAAGTTATAAGCAGTAGTCAAGATGAGTTGATAAGTTCAAGAGCTACAGGTCACCTTGAGATGCATGACGCTGAGAAAACGGATGTGTCTCTGGTGAGTAGTACTGTCCTTGAATCCCATAAAGAGAATGTTTTACCAGAGGTTCCGACTGACAGCAAATCTCAAGACGATCACAGAATTAAATTGGAGGAAGATAAATCTGGAATGTCCACATATTTTGAAACATCAACATTGAAAGAGGAAACTTTAGAGAGTAATCTGCAGAAGAGCAGTGACTACTATGAGCTAACCGACATCAAAGAACCTCCATATGAAGCCTGTTCAATACCACATATAGCCAaaggagatgatgatgaagaagaagaagaggaggaggaagatttGGCTCCAATGCCTGAAGAAAAAAACAGTTCCTCTGCTCAAAATGTTGGTTACAGCTCACTTACATCTACAAAACTTCAATCAACTATAGCATCAGGAGATCGCCTGTTTACTATAGATCCAAATATCTATTCAGACAAATCAGAATTTCTTAGCAAAAATAAAGATGATCTCACACTAAGCCGCAGTCTAGGACTTGGTGGTAGATCTGCCATTGAACAGAGAAGCATGTCGATAAATCTCCCTATGTCTTGCCTTGACTCCATAGCACTAGGTTTCACTTATGCCCGTGCCCATGATCTCTCCCCATTAGCCACTGATATTCTGTCTAACACTAGTGGAAGTTTGGATGAAGGCGATGAATGTGATTTACCAGCAACCACCCCTTCATTAGAAAAAGCCCCTTCTTTTCCAGAAGAACAAGAACAGGAGGAAGAGGGGGAAGAAACAGTGAAAGACACAGGGAAAGAACGATTTGAGCTAGAACCATTATGTGAATCGCAGTACCCAGCAAAAGAGTACTACAAAAATGGTACAATTATGGCACCTGACTTGCCAGAAATGTTAGATTTAACAGGTCCAAGGTCCAGGTTAGATTCAGATAGTGCAGAATCAGATGCTGCTAGAAGGAAATCTGCAACTTCTGAAATCATTATAGATGAAAGTAACGTAAGCCAGCCAGAATCTATAACAGAAGGGGGCAACCTTCTTGTAAAGACAGATAGCCAACAAGAAGAATTAGGCTACTGTGTTTTTAATAAGTACACTGTTCCTATGCCATCTCCTGTACAAGACAGTGAAAATGTAAGCGGTGGTATGACTAGTCTTTACGAAAGTCTTGGTGTAGATCCATCTATTATGGAGGTAAAACTGGCTGCTGCAGAAAAGTTTGGTAAAGAAAGACTAGAAGGAACTAGTGACATGGGTTGGGAGTCAGAGTCTGACAAAAAGGTTTGTGAAAGTAAACTTGACACCTTGGTAGAAAagggtgaagaacacattgattTGAAAGAAAATCAGGTTACCACTGAGCAAAAAACACAATCGGACAGTATTGAAGCTGCTTCAGAAAAAAGGAAAGATTCATTATCAGAAAAGTTAGGTGAAAAAGATAATGAACAAGAAGTTACTGAAGATAAATTATCTGTAAATGTCTCAAAGGAGGAATCCACAACTAAACTTTCTGAAATTGACACATGCTCTGTAACTGTGTCAGATGTATCAGAAATGGAACAAACAAAGTTGTCTACTGAGGAAACCTTTAGCCACCAGCAGGTGACTGAATCAACAAAAGCTGAAACAGAGATGCAAAAGGAGCCACAGCAAGAAAATCTTACTAAAGCTCAAGAAACTAAGGAATCAGATTCTAAGGAAGCTGACGAAATGGTTTCCCAAGTTAAAGACATCTCCAAGATTTCTGACATAGACTTGAAGGAGAAAGGTGCAAAACCTGACTTAGTTCATCAAGAAGCAGTTGATAAAGAAGAATCTTATGAATCTAGTGGAGAGCCAGAGCAAACTCCAGATTCATCACAAGAAGCCCCCAAAGATGTATCCACCACCCATGTAAAGAAACCAGAAAGTGAAGAAATCGATATGAACATCGCAAATGAGCCAACAGAAACTATTGTCACTTCAACACAAGAGATCGAGGAAAAGGAAACAAAGGAAGTAACGGAGGAAGACCAAGTGATTAAATCTCAAGAAGAACCAACAGCTGAGATAGTTATTGCAAAGGATGAAATGGAACAAGAGATACAGGTTGTAGGCAACCAAAATGTAGTTGTAGATGAAAAGGAGGACCTTGAGGTAGAAGTAATAGAGGAGTGCAGCAAAGATATGACACAGGAAATGTCAGAACGTTCTGAAGAAGAAATTGTTGAAGAATCACCTGCAGAGTATTTGGAGGACACAACAGGGCTTATTGAGTCTGTTGTCACAGTAGAAGATGACTTTATTAAGGTGGTACAAACCGCAACAGAGGAGGGTGAAACTGTGACTCACAATGTCCGCTTTGCAGCATCTGAACCTCCTGAAACAGAAGAAAGGAATatgacagaagaagaggaggaagatgaagaggaggaagaagtaaTAGAAGAAGAATCTCAAGAAGGACCCAGGGAAGGGTCACCTTGTATGCCCGCTTCTCCAGAGAAAGAAACAGAATACAAGACAGAGACACAGGATGATTACAAAGATGAAACAACCATAGATGATTCAGTGTTGGATACAGACAGCATCTGGGTGGACACACAAG ATGACGACAGAAGCCTTATGACTGAAGCAATAGAACCCATTCCAAAGGAGGAGAAGATAGAGCAAGAAATACAGAAGATTCCTGTCGAAAGACACAGGAaagacaagccctttaagagtGGCAGAGGTCGTATTTCTACCCCTGAAAGAAAAATAACTAAAAGAGAGCCTAGTGCAACCTCCAGAGATGAAGTGAGAAGGAAAAAAG CAGTTCTTAAGAAAGCAGAAATGGGTAAAAAATCAGAGGCCCAACCCCACTCTCCCTCCAGGAAAGTAATTTTAAAACCTGCGGTCAAGCAGTCTAGACCGGCCCATCAGGCCTGCGTGAGGAGGAAGCCGGCAG GGGGTGATTCCCAACAAACTCCTAGTGCTCAACGACAATCGAGAGACAGAATTACT GATGGAGTATCCAAAAGCCCAGAGAAACGTTCCTCTCTGCCCAGACCTTCCTCAATCCACCCAACTAGGAAAATCATCCCTATAGATAAGGAGGAGAATTCTTTGTCTACCAGCACATCCTCTGTGAGACGCACTACAA GATCTGAGCCAATTTGGAGTCGAACAGGAAAGAGTGGGACATCTACTCCTACCACACCTGGATCTACAGCTATTACCCCAGGAACACCACCAAGCTATGCTTCTCGAACTCCTGGTACTCCAGGCACACCAAGTTATTCACGTACACCCCGCACTCCAGGAACTCCAAGATCCGCCATGTATGTAGCCTCAGAGAAGAAAGTTGCCATTCTACGAACGCCTCCTAAGTCTCCTGCCACCCTAAAACAGTTGCGACTTATGAATCAACCTCTGCCTGACCTGAAGAATGTAAGGTCCAAGATTGGATCTACAGACAACATTAAGTATCAACCTAAAGGCGGACAG ATCCAGATTGTTAGCAAGAAGATCGACCTTAGTCATGTGACATCAAAATGTGGATCCCTGAAGAACATTCGCCATCGGCCAG GTGGTGGGCATATTAAGATTGAGAGTGTTAAACTGGATTTCAAGGAAAAAGCCCATGCAAAAGTTGGCTCCCTAGACAATGCTCACCATATTCCTGGCGGTGGAAACATTAAG ATAGACAGCCAGAAGTTGAATTTCCGAGAGCAAGCTAAGGCCCGTGTTGACCATGGAGCTGAAATAATCACCCAGTCTCCTGGTCGTTCTAGCCTTGCCTCTCCACGGCGTCTCAGCAACGTGTCTTCTTCTGGAAGCATCAACCTGCTAGAATCCCCACAGCTTGCAACCCTAGCAGAAGACGTCACTGCGGCTCTGGCCAAACAGGGCTTATGA